AGCGCGAAAACGCTTTACGATGCAAAAACCTCTACATCGATGAAGCAATATGATGTCAGAGAAATCGCACTAAATCAGGTTATTGATCGCATAAAGGCTACGCAATCGACGAACAGTCACCTCTAACTCGCAACACAATCGCGCGTCAAAGAAAGCACTGTCGAGAAACAAGCAACTCATTTGACATAACGTTAACCATCCGCTGGAATGAACTTGCGCCAGAACAAAGTATAATAAAAGTTGACAAGAAAATCATTACTCTTGACCAATTCCATGTGGGGAAGATAGAAAAACATTGCACTATTCCAATCAATCAAAGAGCCTTCTCTTGGATACTCAGTGTTCTTCATGGCATAAGCACTTTCCCTGAGAACACTTCCGTCTCCATCATTACTCTTAAGCTTAAAGTATGTTCGATTGGATGTATTAAGCATAATTTTTGAAACAGTAGGAGTCCCTACACCTGCGAATAGCCAAAACTTCAAACCTTCTGGCGGGCTAGCCGTGGCATCAATCAAAGAATGAAATAAGAATGCATTTTGCAACAATTTCCTTTGAAGCTCTTTCGCCTCATTATATAAACAATAATCAGTATTATATTCAGAGGCAATCTGCTTTAACACATCCTTTTGCCTTGGATCAGCAAGACCCCATTGCATCTGTTGCCACAAATTAGGGTCGAAAAGATTAACAGACAAACCATCCTGGTTGACAGCATTAACAATATCCGTTCGCGGAAGCAACTCATAAACTGAAGGCATCGTTCCGACGACAGCAGATGGATATTTGAAATATTTAAATGGAGCAACATGGAAACCATGAATAAGATAATTCAATGCATTGATAGAGCCTTTATTTGGTGGTGCAACCATCACTAGATTTTCTATCTTACTTGCACCTCTCCAATCAAGAACTGGTGGGTTATCAAAGGAGCCTAAATCCTGCCCGCCGTAACGAAGATAATACCTAGCCATCAGGCACCCCATCGAGTGGCAGACAATATCAACCTTTTGGCTTCCGCTTAAACTTCCTTTATTCACCAATTGTTTTGAGACAGTTGAAATATATGCATCCAAGCGCTTAGCATTGACAGCATTAGATTTTCTCCAGTCATAAGCAAACTGAAAAACGGGCTTACCCTTAAAAGATGGAATTTGCAGGTGATCATCACGTTCCTCTGCCGGCACGAAACCAGCCGTAGTGAGAGATTTAAAAATATTCAAATAAACTGAATATTCAATCGACACAAAAGGCGGAGGCAGAAACTCGAACTTAACTGTATCTAAAACAGATTGGGTAATAAGATTTTCATCGGCTAATCGTATATTTTTAGCTGATTGGTTCAGAGGAAGAGCGAGCAACTTGTTCTCCTGCTCTGTTGCTGGCCAATAGGAGTTGTACCCAAAAGCACCCCAAACAACTTTTCCATTTTTTGAATCAATAAACTTTGATCCCCCAATACCAGGTATAATAATAATTGGATTTGCAAAGGCGAGGTCCTGAGTAAGTGCCTTTCTCATTGGGCCAGCACTTGGGGAATAGATATTTTGACGACTCGAGCAAGACGCCAGTAAAAACAATACAATAAACAAGCCAATTTTTTTCACGGCAAGGCCCATAGACTAGTTATCGCACTAAAGCCGTTAATATGAGCAGACTAGCAAAGACAAGTCTTGAAAACATTAGGAATAAAAGTCAAGCAGTCAGACGAATTGTCGGTATAAAATCATCATCGGCCTCGTATTTTAAAATCAAATCAAGGAAAGCATCAGAGGTAACCATCCGCTGAATGCAAAGCAATTTATGCAGCAGATGAACAAGCGCATCCGCACAGCAGCTTCGCTGATGAGCTGATCCCGCGAAGTCGGGTGATTGTGGATTCAGCGGTTATCGCACAGCTGGGCTTTGGCAAAGCAAGTGATCCCATGACGATGAGTGCTGAGTTCAAGATATACGCTTAGCAGCTGAAAGGCAGCACTGAGAGCTCACGGTCAGTGGGCTGGTCACTCATGAAACGTTTGTTGTGGCAGGCAAACAGTAGAAACATGGTTTATATGCGAACGATGCGAAAGCTGAAGGGCGACCTTGCCTGACTGCATCAGTGATGCTCGCAATCCAGAAGGAATGGTGGAGCTGCACCTGATCACAGTGCCGATGCCGTCAAATATGTATTGGCTGCTGCCAATCAAAACCAGCCCAGTAATCAGGCATCACAGAAGAATGGGCCGCATTCGCTGATGTAGGTGAAAGAAGAGAAGCCGCGTCGGCATGTGGGAGAAGTACCGACGTTCAAGACCATGACATTCGTTGAAAGGATCGGAGAGCCACCCAAACGGGGGAGGCAGGCGCCGGGAGAACCACCTGATCGGGTGATGTGAATGCAATTGATTCCGGACATGTTGAATACAGCGAAACAATAGCTTTGTCAACTCATACCAATTTTTCAGCATTGTCTTATTGCCCTGAAAAAAGTGCCTCAATTTCGGATAACAAGAATCTAGAAATATCTGATAAGGCTGGAACGATGGGTGTCCAACAAACCAGATCCGGCAAGCGTGTGCTCTTCTTTGATCAGATCAAAGCACTGATGATCGCACTGGTCATTGCCATCCATGTTCTAAGCACTTTTGTATTTAGCTTTATGGGAGTGCACTTTCCCTTGAGTGAATCTCCGCACCCTGTCTTCGGTGGAATAGCTATCTGGTTACTTTTATTCTGTAATACCTTCTTCATGTACATGTTATTTCTACTCTCGGGCTACTTCGTCCCTGCCTCAGTACATAAGAAAGGTGTGATGAGATACATCAAAGATCGCATGCTGCGAATTGGCATTCCTTTCATGGCTGGCTTACTACTGATTAACAACGCGTCGGTGCTCATCGCGAGGCTCTCGCCAACAAGCCCCTTGGCAGAATTGTCTTGGAATGAGATACCTTTCAACCGGGTAGGGGTACTGTGGTTTCTTATAGTTCTGTTTGTCTTTGATTTGCTCTATTGCGCATGGCGTGCACTGCGTGGAGATCACTTTTCTATCGATACCTCTATTCCCACCCCGCAACTAAGATCTTGGCTCATCAGTGCCGTCGTCCTAGCGATCATTGAGGCGATGATGACAACACGTACAGACCTATGGGCTGCGTTGACACGTTCACCACTCGATGGCCTGGGTGCTCAGGGAATGCACGTATTTACCTATGCCTTTTTGTTTTTATTGGGATGCAAGGCTTCGAACCATCGCTGGTTGGAACGCCTTGACAGCCATCTGGTAATACGGTGGTTTCGTTTCTCCATTGTATTAGCGCTCAGCCTTCTAGCGATCTGTCTTGTGCTGACCTTCAACGGCAGCATGTCGGATGAGTTTGGCAGGCTATACCTTCTGACGGCTTTCTTGAATCCCCTCATCGGCTGGGGAGTAATCGCCTATCTCTTGCTATGGTTCCAGCGTAATGAGAAAAGCTGCGGCAATTGGCTTGCCGCAGCTGGAGTTGATAGCTTCGGGGCCTACATAGTCCATCCAATTGTGCTGGTAGTGCTGCTTAAGACGATTAGTTTATTCAGTCTTAATCCATGGCTGATTGCTCTATCTGCGATACCTCTCGGGATCATTATCTCCTTTGGACTCACCCATCAGCTCAGGCGTATTCCAACTATTGCCAAGATCATCTAGTTCTTCAATCACTTGCCTTCAACAAAAGATTTGCAGTACCTACTTTGAGCGGA
Above is a window of Synechococcus sp. BIOS-E4-1 DNA encoding:
- a CDS encoding triacylglycerol lipase translates to MGLAVKKIGLFIVLFLLASCSSRQNIYSPSAGPMRKALTQDLAFANPIIIIPGIGGSKFIDSKNGKVVWGAFGYNSYWPATEQENKLLALPLNQSAKNIRLADENLITQSVLDTVKFEFLPPPFVSIEYSVYLNIFKSLTTAGFVPAEERDDHLQIPSFKGKPVFQFAYDWRKSNAVNAKRLDAYISTVSKQLVNKGSLSGSQKVDIVCHSMGCLMARYYLRYGGQDLGSFDNPPVLDWRGASKIENLVMVAPPNKGSINALNYLIHGFHVAPFKYFKYPSAVVGTMPSVYELLPRTDIVNAVNQDGLSVNLFDPNLWQQMQWGLADPRQKDVLKQIASEYNTDYCLYNEAKELQRKLLQNAFLFHSLIDATASPPEGLKFWLFAGVGTPTVSKIMLNTSNRTYFKLKSNDGDGSVLRESAYAMKNTEYPREGSLIDWNSAMFFYLPHMELVKSNDFLVNFYYTLFWRKFIPADG
- a CDS encoding acyltransferase; this encodes MNAIDSGHVEYSETIALSTHTNFSALSYCPEKSASISDNKNLEISDKAGTMGVQQTRSGKRVLFFDQIKALMIALVIAIHVLSTFVFSFMGVHFPLSESPHPVFGGIAIWLLLFCNTFFMYMLFLLSGYFVPASVHKKGVMRYIKDRMLRIGIPFMAGLLLINNASVLIARLSPTSPLAELSWNEIPFNRVGVLWFLIVLFVFDLLYCAWRALRGDHFSIDTSIPTPQLRSWLISAVVLAIIEAMMTTRTDLWAALTRSPLDGLGAQGMHVFTYAFLFLLGCKASNHRWLERLDSHLVIRWFRFSIVLALSLLAICLVLTFNGSMSDEFGRLYLLTAFLNPLIGWGVIAYLLLWFQRNEKSCGNWLAAAGVDSFGAYIVHPIVLVVLLKTISLFSLNPWLIALSAIPLGIIISFGLTHQLRRIPTIAKII